In Acipenser ruthenus chromosome 6, fAciRut3.2 maternal haplotype, whole genome shotgun sequence, the following proteins share a genomic window:
- the LOC117411094 gene encoding scavenger receptor class A member 3-like isoform X1, producing the protein MKETRSGYENQLFKEEDPTGEEEEMHSFNCEQTGRTRGGCIQCQQTRSLQLAVKVLYGFFAFLIIAVAVLASLVFRKVDSLSEDLNRTESLYDKKVTTVQERIKGLDHKSSSNCTDCHDITQFGQEIKKLQGEFEEIQKMILVQEQSLDQAAKTQQSLTYSNSKFARDIQNYSFSIKLINQSLERYLEQVHGWQIVITETDESMKSLVQDQYDLRAAVQQINSTVGLSSSWINGIQRKTDEETLVLQKIVTEWQNYSKILGAIRSSSGKTNDMVRSIQNGISTTLQRISLNSDTMHDLVLQVMNLQMQLDNISSFVDEHEENMQDFHYHSKYYENRTSERFETLEGRMTSHEMEIGTIFANINATDNHVHRMLKYIDDVRVSCAAGLSTHGEELQYLNNTIHLMIYTADLLRQRYSLLDARLDFEIRNLSMVMEEMKLVDIKHGQIIKNFTILKGLPGPPGPKGNRGEAGPKGPVGFTGRKGDVGPSGPRGPQGQRGYLGPPGPPGEAGPPGIKGSPGIKGVKGSLGQPGATGESGQKGDMGPPGHDGLPGSKGPSGIQGQTGLPGIHGLPGPKGQQGPPGPPGPPGPPGAPAQ; encoded by the exons ATGAAAG AAACTCGCTCTGGCTATGAAAACCAGCTATTTAAAG AGGAAGATCCGACTGGAGAAGAGGAAGAGATGCATTCCTTTAATTGTGAGCAAACTG GGAGGACAAGAGGTGGCTGCATACAATGCCAGCAGACCCGGTCTCTGCAGTTGGCTGTCAAGGTGTTATATGGCTTCTTTGCTTTTCTTATTATTGCTGTTGCCGTTCTTGCATCTTTAG TATTCAGGAAAGTCGACTCTTTATCAGAAGACCTCAACAGAACCGAATCTCTTTATGACAAAAAAGTCACTACAGTTCAGGAAAGAATTAAAGGACTGG ATCACAAATCCTCCAGTAACTGCACAGACTGTCATGACATCACCCAGTTTGGGCAGGAGATTAAGAAGCTACAAGGAGAGTTTGAAGAGATtcaaaaaatgattttggttCAAGAACAGTCCCTGGACCAAGCAGCCAAGACTCAACAAAGTCTCACTTACTCAAATAGCAAATTTGCTCGTGACATCCAAAATTATTCATTCTCTATTAAGCTGATCAACCAATCCTTGGAAAGATACTTGGAGCAAGTCCATGGTTGGCAGATCGTTATAACTGAAACTGATGAATCAATGAAATCATTGGTCCAGGACCAATACGATTTACGGGCCGCAGTTCAACAAATCAATTCCACAGTTGGGCTGAGCTCTTCATGGATCAATGGCATTCAGAGGAAGACGGATGAAGAAACATTGGTTTTACAGAAAATTGTGACAGAATGGCAGAATTACAGCAAAATACTGGGCGCTATAAGGTCTTCCTCTGGCAAGACCAATGATATGGTAAGAAGTATTCAAAATGGCATTTCAACCACACTGCAACGCATCAGTCTCAACTCTGACACCATGCATGACCTTGTCTTGCAAGTAATGAACTTGCAGATGCAGCTTGATAACATCTCTTCCTTTGTGGACGAGCACGAGGAAAACATGCAAGACTTCCATTACCATTCAAAATACTATGAAAACAGAACCAGTGAGAGGTTTGAAACACTCGAGGGCCGAATGACCTCCCATGAAATGGAAATAGGTACCATCTTCGCCAATATCAATGCCACAGATAACCATGTGCACAGAATGCTGAAGTACATTGATGATGTGAGAGTGTCCTGCGCTGCTGGGCTGAGCACCCATGGAGAGGAACTACAGTATCTAAATAATACAATCCATCTGATGATTTACACAGCAGATTTGTTGAGACAAAGGTACAGCCTGTTGGATGCAAGACTAGATTTTGAGATAAGGAATCTATCAATGGTTATGGAAGAAATGAAACTGGTGGACATAAAGCATGGACAGATAATCAAGAACTTCACCATTTTGAAAG GTTTGCCAGGGCCACCAGGTCCAAAAGGAAATAGAGGAGAAGCTGGACCCAAGGGGCCTGTTGGATTTACAGGACGCAAAGGGGATGTGGGGCCTTCAGGACCCCGTGGGCCACAGGGCCAGAGAGGCTATCTTGGTCCACCAGGTCCCCCAGGAGAAGCTGGTCCTCCAGGGATTAAAGGCAGCCCAGGCATCAAGGGAGTAAAAGGATCTTTAGGACAACCAGGTGCAACAGGAGAAAGCGGACAAAAGGGTGACATGGGGCCACCAGGTCATGATGGACTGCCTGGTTCAAAAGGACCATCAGGAATACAAGGACAGACAGGTCTGCCAGGAATTCATGGACTTCCAGGTCCCAAAGGACAGCAAGGCCCCCCTGGACCACCCGGGCCTCCCGGGCCACCAGGAGCCCCGGCTCAATGa
- the LOC117411094 gene encoding scavenger receptor class A member 3-like isoform X3, with amino-acid sequence MKEEDPTGEEEEMHSFNCEQTGRTRGGCIQCQQTRSLQLAVKVLYGFFAFLIIAVAVLASLVFRKVDSLSEDLNRTESLYDKKVTTVQERIKGLDHKSSSNCTDCHDITQFGQEIKKLQGEFEEIQKMILVQEQSLDQAAKTQQSLTYSNSKFARDIQNYSFSIKLINQSLERYLEQVHGWQIVITETDESMKSLVQDQYDLRAAVQQINSTVGLSSSWINGIQRKTDEETLVLQKIVTEWQNYSKILGAIRSSSGKTNDMVRSIQNGISTTLQRISLNSDTMHDLVLQVMNLQMQLDNISSFVDEHEENMQDFHYHSKYYENRTSERFETLEGRMTSHEMEIGTIFANINATDNHVHRMLKYIDDVRVSCAAGLSTHGEELQYLNNTIHLMIYTADLLRQRYSLLDARLDFEIRNLSMVMEEMKLVDIKHGQIIKNFTILKGLPGPPGPKGNRGEAGPKGPVGFTGRKGDVGPSGPRGPQGQRGYLGPPGPPGEAGPPGIKGSPGIKGVKGSLGQPGATGESGQKGDMGPPGHDGLPGSKGPSGIQGQTGLPGIHGLPGPKGQQGPPGPPGPPGPPGAPAQ; translated from the exons ATGAAAG AGGAAGATCCGACTGGAGAAGAGGAAGAGATGCATTCCTTTAATTGTGAGCAAACTG GGAGGACAAGAGGTGGCTGCATACAATGCCAGCAGACCCGGTCTCTGCAGTTGGCTGTCAAGGTGTTATATGGCTTCTTTGCTTTTCTTATTATTGCTGTTGCCGTTCTTGCATCTTTAG TATTCAGGAAAGTCGACTCTTTATCAGAAGACCTCAACAGAACCGAATCTCTTTATGACAAAAAAGTCACTACAGTTCAGGAAAGAATTAAAGGACTGG ATCACAAATCCTCCAGTAACTGCACAGACTGTCATGACATCACCCAGTTTGGGCAGGAGATTAAGAAGCTACAAGGAGAGTTTGAAGAGATtcaaaaaatgattttggttCAAGAACAGTCCCTGGACCAAGCAGCCAAGACTCAACAAAGTCTCACTTACTCAAATAGCAAATTTGCTCGTGACATCCAAAATTATTCATTCTCTATTAAGCTGATCAACCAATCCTTGGAAAGATACTTGGAGCAAGTCCATGGTTGGCAGATCGTTATAACTGAAACTGATGAATCAATGAAATCATTGGTCCAGGACCAATACGATTTACGGGCCGCAGTTCAACAAATCAATTCCACAGTTGGGCTGAGCTCTTCATGGATCAATGGCATTCAGAGGAAGACGGATGAAGAAACATTGGTTTTACAGAAAATTGTGACAGAATGGCAGAATTACAGCAAAATACTGGGCGCTATAAGGTCTTCCTCTGGCAAGACCAATGATATGGTAAGAAGTATTCAAAATGGCATTTCAACCACACTGCAACGCATCAGTCTCAACTCTGACACCATGCATGACCTTGTCTTGCAAGTAATGAACTTGCAGATGCAGCTTGATAACATCTCTTCCTTTGTGGACGAGCACGAGGAAAACATGCAAGACTTCCATTACCATTCAAAATACTATGAAAACAGAACCAGTGAGAGGTTTGAAACACTCGAGGGCCGAATGACCTCCCATGAAATGGAAATAGGTACCATCTTCGCCAATATCAATGCCACAGATAACCATGTGCACAGAATGCTGAAGTACATTGATGATGTGAGAGTGTCCTGCGCTGCTGGGCTGAGCACCCATGGAGAGGAACTACAGTATCTAAATAATACAATCCATCTGATGATTTACACAGCAGATTTGTTGAGACAAAGGTACAGCCTGTTGGATGCAAGACTAGATTTTGAGATAAGGAATCTATCAATGGTTATGGAAGAAATGAAACTGGTGGACATAAAGCATGGACAGATAATCAAGAACTTCACCATTTTGAAAG GTTTGCCAGGGCCACCAGGTCCAAAAGGAAATAGAGGAGAAGCTGGACCCAAGGGGCCTGTTGGATTTACAGGACGCAAAGGGGATGTGGGGCCTTCAGGACCCCGTGGGCCACAGGGCCAGAGAGGCTATCTTGGTCCACCAGGTCCCCCAGGAGAAGCTGGTCCTCCAGGGATTAAAGGCAGCCCAGGCATCAAGGGAGTAAAAGGATCTTTAGGACAACCAGGTGCAACAGGAGAAAGCGGACAAAAGGGTGACATGGGGCCACCAGGTCATGATGGACTGCCTGGTTCAAAAGGACCATCAGGAATACAAGGACAGACAGGTCTGCCAGGAATTCATGGACTTCCAGGTCCCAAAGGACAGCAAGGCCCCCCTGGACCACCCGGGCCTCCCGGGCCACCAGGAGCCCCGGCTCAATGa
- the LOC117411094 gene encoding scavenger receptor class A member 3-like isoform X5 encodes MKEEDPTGEEEEMHSFNWRTRGGCIQCQQTRSLQLAVKVLYGFFAFLIIAVAVLASLVFRKVDSLSEDLNRTESLYDKKVTTVQERIKGLDHKSSSNCTDCHDITQFGQEIKKLQGEFEEIQKMILVQEQSLDQAAKTQQSLTYSNSKFARDIQNYSFSIKLINQSLERYLEQVHGWQIVITETDESMKSLVQDQYDLRAAVQQINSTVGLSSSWINGIQRKTDEETLVLQKIVTEWQNYSKILGAIRSSSGKTNDMVRSIQNGISTTLQRISLNSDTMHDLVLQVMNLQMQLDNISSFVDEHEENMQDFHYHSKYYENRTSERFETLEGRMTSHEMEIGTIFANINATDNHVHRMLKYIDDVRVSCAAGLSTHGEELQYLNNTIHLMIYTADLLRQRYSLLDARLDFEIRNLSMVMEEMKLVDIKHGQIIKNFTILKGLPGPPGPKGNRGEAGPKGPVGFTGRKGDVGPSGPRGPQGQRGYLGPPGPPGEAGPPGIKGSPGIKGVKGSLGQPGATGESGQKGDMGPPGHDGLPGSKGPSGIQGQTGLPGIHGLPGPKGQQGPPGPPGPPGPPGAPAQ; translated from the exons ATGAAAG AGGAAGATCCGACTGGAGAAGAGGAAGAGATGCATTCCTTTAATT GGAGGACAAGAGGTGGCTGCATACAATGCCAGCAGACCCGGTCTCTGCAGTTGGCTGTCAAGGTGTTATATGGCTTCTTTGCTTTTCTTATTATTGCTGTTGCCGTTCTTGCATCTTTAG TATTCAGGAAAGTCGACTCTTTATCAGAAGACCTCAACAGAACCGAATCTCTTTATGACAAAAAAGTCACTACAGTTCAGGAAAGAATTAAAGGACTGG ATCACAAATCCTCCAGTAACTGCACAGACTGTCATGACATCACCCAGTTTGGGCAGGAGATTAAGAAGCTACAAGGAGAGTTTGAAGAGATtcaaaaaatgattttggttCAAGAACAGTCCCTGGACCAAGCAGCCAAGACTCAACAAAGTCTCACTTACTCAAATAGCAAATTTGCTCGTGACATCCAAAATTATTCATTCTCTATTAAGCTGATCAACCAATCCTTGGAAAGATACTTGGAGCAAGTCCATGGTTGGCAGATCGTTATAACTGAAACTGATGAATCAATGAAATCATTGGTCCAGGACCAATACGATTTACGGGCCGCAGTTCAACAAATCAATTCCACAGTTGGGCTGAGCTCTTCATGGATCAATGGCATTCAGAGGAAGACGGATGAAGAAACATTGGTTTTACAGAAAATTGTGACAGAATGGCAGAATTACAGCAAAATACTGGGCGCTATAAGGTCTTCCTCTGGCAAGACCAATGATATGGTAAGAAGTATTCAAAATGGCATTTCAACCACACTGCAACGCATCAGTCTCAACTCTGACACCATGCATGACCTTGTCTTGCAAGTAATGAACTTGCAGATGCAGCTTGATAACATCTCTTCCTTTGTGGACGAGCACGAGGAAAACATGCAAGACTTCCATTACCATTCAAAATACTATGAAAACAGAACCAGTGAGAGGTTTGAAACACTCGAGGGCCGAATGACCTCCCATGAAATGGAAATAGGTACCATCTTCGCCAATATCAATGCCACAGATAACCATGTGCACAGAATGCTGAAGTACATTGATGATGTGAGAGTGTCCTGCGCTGCTGGGCTGAGCACCCATGGAGAGGAACTACAGTATCTAAATAATACAATCCATCTGATGATTTACACAGCAGATTTGTTGAGACAAAGGTACAGCCTGTTGGATGCAAGACTAGATTTTGAGATAAGGAATCTATCAATGGTTATGGAAGAAATGAAACTGGTGGACATAAAGCATGGACAGATAATCAAGAACTTCACCATTTTGAAAG GTTTGCCAGGGCCACCAGGTCCAAAAGGAAATAGAGGAGAAGCTGGACCCAAGGGGCCTGTTGGATTTACAGGACGCAAAGGGGATGTGGGGCCTTCAGGACCCCGTGGGCCACAGGGCCAGAGAGGCTATCTTGGTCCACCAGGTCCCCCAGGAGAAGCTGGTCCTCCAGGGATTAAAGGCAGCCCAGGCATCAAGGGAGTAAAAGGATCTTTAGGACAACCAGGTGCAACAGGAGAAAGCGGACAAAAGGGTGACATGGGGCCACCAGGTCATGATGGACTGCCTGGTTCAAAAGGACCATCAGGAATACAAGGACAGACAGGTCTGCCAGGAATTCATGGACTTCCAGGTCCCAAAGGACAGCAAGGCCCCCCTGGACCACCCGGGCCTCCCGGGCCACCAGGAGCCCCGGCTCAATGa
- the LOC117411094 gene encoding scavenger receptor class A member 3-like isoform X2: MKETRSGYENQLFKEEDPTGEEEEMHSFNWRTRGGCIQCQQTRSLQLAVKVLYGFFAFLIIAVAVLASLVFRKVDSLSEDLNRTESLYDKKVTTVQERIKGLDHKSSSNCTDCHDITQFGQEIKKLQGEFEEIQKMILVQEQSLDQAAKTQQSLTYSNSKFARDIQNYSFSIKLINQSLERYLEQVHGWQIVITETDESMKSLVQDQYDLRAAVQQINSTVGLSSSWINGIQRKTDEETLVLQKIVTEWQNYSKILGAIRSSSGKTNDMVRSIQNGISTTLQRISLNSDTMHDLVLQVMNLQMQLDNISSFVDEHEENMQDFHYHSKYYENRTSERFETLEGRMTSHEMEIGTIFANINATDNHVHRMLKYIDDVRVSCAAGLSTHGEELQYLNNTIHLMIYTADLLRQRYSLLDARLDFEIRNLSMVMEEMKLVDIKHGQIIKNFTILKGLPGPPGPKGNRGEAGPKGPVGFTGRKGDVGPSGPRGPQGQRGYLGPPGPPGEAGPPGIKGSPGIKGVKGSLGQPGATGESGQKGDMGPPGHDGLPGSKGPSGIQGQTGLPGIHGLPGPKGQQGPPGPPGPPGPPGAPAQ; the protein is encoded by the exons ATGAAAG AAACTCGCTCTGGCTATGAAAACCAGCTATTTAAAG AGGAAGATCCGACTGGAGAAGAGGAAGAGATGCATTCCTTTAATT GGAGGACAAGAGGTGGCTGCATACAATGCCAGCAGACCCGGTCTCTGCAGTTGGCTGTCAAGGTGTTATATGGCTTCTTTGCTTTTCTTATTATTGCTGTTGCCGTTCTTGCATCTTTAG TATTCAGGAAAGTCGACTCTTTATCAGAAGACCTCAACAGAACCGAATCTCTTTATGACAAAAAAGTCACTACAGTTCAGGAAAGAATTAAAGGACTGG ATCACAAATCCTCCAGTAACTGCACAGACTGTCATGACATCACCCAGTTTGGGCAGGAGATTAAGAAGCTACAAGGAGAGTTTGAAGAGATtcaaaaaatgattttggttCAAGAACAGTCCCTGGACCAAGCAGCCAAGACTCAACAAAGTCTCACTTACTCAAATAGCAAATTTGCTCGTGACATCCAAAATTATTCATTCTCTATTAAGCTGATCAACCAATCCTTGGAAAGATACTTGGAGCAAGTCCATGGTTGGCAGATCGTTATAACTGAAACTGATGAATCAATGAAATCATTGGTCCAGGACCAATACGATTTACGGGCCGCAGTTCAACAAATCAATTCCACAGTTGGGCTGAGCTCTTCATGGATCAATGGCATTCAGAGGAAGACGGATGAAGAAACATTGGTTTTACAGAAAATTGTGACAGAATGGCAGAATTACAGCAAAATACTGGGCGCTATAAGGTCTTCCTCTGGCAAGACCAATGATATGGTAAGAAGTATTCAAAATGGCATTTCAACCACACTGCAACGCATCAGTCTCAACTCTGACACCATGCATGACCTTGTCTTGCAAGTAATGAACTTGCAGATGCAGCTTGATAACATCTCTTCCTTTGTGGACGAGCACGAGGAAAACATGCAAGACTTCCATTACCATTCAAAATACTATGAAAACAGAACCAGTGAGAGGTTTGAAACACTCGAGGGCCGAATGACCTCCCATGAAATGGAAATAGGTACCATCTTCGCCAATATCAATGCCACAGATAACCATGTGCACAGAATGCTGAAGTACATTGATGATGTGAGAGTGTCCTGCGCTGCTGGGCTGAGCACCCATGGAGAGGAACTACAGTATCTAAATAATACAATCCATCTGATGATTTACACAGCAGATTTGTTGAGACAAAGGTACAGCCTGTTGGATGCAAGACTAGATTTTGAGATAAGGAATCTATCAATGGTTATGGAAGAAATGAAACTGGTGGACATAAAGCATGGACAGATAATCAAGAACTTCACCATTTTGAAAG GTTTGCCAGGGCCACCAGGTCCAAAAGGAAATAGAGGAGAAGCTGGACCCAAGGGGCCTGTTGGATTTACAGGACGCAAAGGGGATGTGGGGCCTTCAGGACCCCGTGGGCCACAGGGCCAGAGAGGCTATCTTGGTCCACCAGGTCCCCCAGGAGAAGCTGGTCCTCCAGGGATTAAAGGCAGCCCAGGCATCAAGGGAGTAAAAGGATCTTTAGGACAACCAGGTGCAACAGGAGAAAGCGGACAAAAGGGTGACATGGGGCCACCAGGTCATGATGGACTGCCTGGTTCAAAAGGACCATCAGGAATACAAGGACAGACAGGTCTGCCAGGAATTCATGGACTTCCAGGTCCCAAAGGACAGCAAGGCCCCCCTGGACCACCCGGGCCTCCCGGGCCACCAGGAGCCCCGGCTCAATGa
- the LOC117411094 gene encoding scavenger receptor class A member 3-like isoform X4 gives MAWWDDVTRPGNRLAGEVLQGRTRGGCIQCQQTRSLQLAVKVLYGFFAFLIIAVAVLASLVFRKVDSLSEDLNRTESLYDKKVTTVQERIKGLDHKSSSNCTDCHDITQFGQEIKKLQGEFEEIQKMILVQEQSLDQAAKTQQSLTYSNSKFARDIQNYSFSIKLINQSLERYLEQVHGWQIVITETDESMKSLVQDQYDLRAAVQQINSTVGLSSSWINGIQRKTDEETLVLQKIVTEWQNYSKILGAIRSSSGKTNDMVRSIQNGISTTLQRISLNSDTMHDLVLQVMNLQMQLDNISSFVDEHEENMQDFHYHSKYYENRTSERFETLEGRMTSHEMEIGTIFANINATDNHVHRMLKYIDDVRVSCAAGLSTHGEELQYLNNTIHLMIYTADLLRQRYSLLDARLDFEIRNLSMVMEEMKLVDIKHGQIIKNFTILKGLPGPPGPKGNRGEAGPKGPVGFTGRKGDVGPSGPRGPQGQRGYLGPPGPPGEAGPPGIKGSPGIKGVKGSLGQPGATGESGQKGDMGPPGHDGLPGSKGPSGIQGQTGLPGIHGLPGPKGQQGPPGPPGPPGPPGAPAQ, from the exons ATGGCTTGGTGGGATGACGTCACCAGACCAGGAAATAGACTCGCAGGCGAAGTACTGCAGG GGAGGACAAGAGGTGGCTGCATACAATGCCAGCAGACCCGGTCTCTGCAGTTGGCTGTCAAGGTGTTATATGGCTTCTTTGCTTTTCTTATTATTGCTGTTGCCGTTCTTGCATCTTTAG TATTCAGGAAAGTCGACTCTTTATCAGAAGACCTCAACAGAACCGAATCTCTTTATGACAAAAAAGTCACTACAGTTCAGGAAAGAATTAAAGGACTGG ATCACAAATCCTCCAGTAACTGCACAGACTGTCATGACATCACCCAGTTTGGGCAGGAGATTAAGAAGCTACAAGGAGAGTTTGAAGAGATtcaaaaaatgattttggttCAAGAACAGTCCCTGGACCAAGCAGCCAAGACTCAACAAAGTCTCACTTACTCAAATAGCAAATTTGCTCGTGACATCCAAAATTATTCATTCTCTATTAAGCTGATCAACCAATCCTTGGAAAGATACTTGGAGCAAGTCCATGGTTGGCAGATCGTTATAACTGAAACTGATGAATCAATGAAATCATTGGTCCAGGACCAATACGATTTACGGGCCGCAGTTCAACAAATCAATTCCACAGTTGGGCTGAGCTCTTCATGGATCAATGGCATTCAGAGGAAGACGGATGAAGAAACATTGGTTTTACAGAAAATTGTGACAGAATGGCAGAATTACAGCAAAATACTGGGCGCTATAAGGTCTTCCTCTGGCAAGACCAATGATATGGTAAGAAGTATTCAAAATGGCATTTCAACCACACTGCAACGCATCAGTCTCAACTCTGACACCATGCATGACCTTGTCTTGCAAGTAATGAACTTGCAGATGCAGCTTGATAACATCTCTTCCTTTGTGGACGAGCACGAGGAAAACATGCAAGACTTCCATTACCATTCAAAATACTATGAAAACAGAACCAGTGAGAGGTTTGAAACACTCGAGGGCCGAATGACCTCCCATGAAATGGAAATAGGTACCATCTTCGCCAATATCAATGCCACAGATAACCATGTGCACAGAATGCTGAAGTACATTGATGATGTGAGAGTGTCCTGCGCTGCTGGGCTGAGCACCCATGGAGAGGAACTACAGTATCTAAATAATACAATCCATCTGATGATTTACACAGCAGATTTGTTGAGACAAAGGTACAGCCTGTTGGATGCAAGACTAGATTTTGAGATAAGGAATCTATCAATGGTTATGGAAGAAATGAAACTGGTGGACATAAAGCATGGACAGATAATCAAGAACTTCACCATTTTGAAAG GTTTGCCAGGGCCACCAGGTCCAAAAGGAAATAGAGGAGAAGCTGGACCCAAGGGGCCTGTTGGATTTACAGGACGCAAAGGGGATGTGGGGCCTTCAGGACCCCGTGGGCCACAGGGCCAGAGAGGCTATCTTGGTCCACCAGGTCCCCCAGGAGAAGCTGGTCCTCCAGGGATTAAAGGCAGCCCAGGCATCAAGGGAGTAAAAGGATCTTTAGGACAACCAGGTGCAACAGGAGAAAGCGGACAAAAGGGTGACATGGGGCCACCAGGTCATGATGGACTGCCTGGTTCAAAAGGACCATCAGGAATACAAGGACAGACAGGTCTGCCAGGAATTCATGGACTTCCAGGTCCCAAAGGACAGCAAGGCCCCCCTGGACCACCCGGGCCTCCCGGGCCACCAGGAGCCCCGGCTCAATGa